The window GGCAGCGTGGTCTTCGAGAGGATTGAGATCGAACAGGGATTCAGGCAGGACACGCGTGCCGAGCCCGCACCTCCAGGATACCTTGCGCCGGTGTCTCTACCGTCCGGCGTGCATGAGTGGCGGGGAGTAGAACATTTCTTCATTACCCGCACCGGAGGGAGATACTACTCCGTCTTCTACTCGGATATAGAGGACGGCGCCGACCCCGACCATGACTACCTGGCTCTTGGGTACTGGGCCTGGTTACCCGACCCCGGCATTGACCGCATCCCGTTCGTGGGCGCCGCCGCCAGCGGCAACGATCCGTTCAGTGTCAATCACATGACCGGCGTCGGAGGGCAGGCAACCTACCAAGGGGCGGCCACTGGACTGTACGCGAGTCATGGCGCGCCCCCGGTATTCCACGCCTTCGACGCGACCGTCCGGTTGATGGCCGACTTCGACGCGAGCCGGATTGCCGGAGCGATTACCGCCGGCACGGACTCCTCCACGGGTGCGGCGCTGTTTGACAACCTGATGCTTGAAGAGACCGTGTTGCGGGCCGACGTCACCTTCTTCCGGGGACGGGTCTCCGGCATGCTTGACGGCCAAGCCGCGGTGGGCCGGTGGGGTGGTCAGTTCTACGGCAACGGCATCGCCACCACGGACATTCCGGTTTCATACGCCGAGGCTCCGAGTTCCGTTGGCGGAACATTCGGCGCGCGCGTGCTTGACGGCGACAGACTCATCGGGGCCTTTGGCGCCTACCGGCAGGAGTAATAGCAGGCCGGCCACCGGTTGACACGGGGAAGCGGGCTTCGTTAGGAACCTGTCCGAGTAGCCGGAGTGCCCTCGGACACCATGCTTGACGGTATCAGAGTCCTTGAGCTGGGCCACATCGTGGCCGGCCCCACGGCGGGCCTCGTCCTGGCGGCGCTGGGGGCCGACGTCATCAAGGTGGAGCGTCCGGGCAGCGGCGACCAGGCGCGGTTCAGCCGCGGGAACCAGGGCTATTTCCTGGCCTTCAACGGCGGCAAGCGCAGCATCACCCTCGACCTCAAGGACCCGCGCGGACGCGAGGCCTTTGAGCGCCTGCTGCGCACCGCCGACGTTCTCATCGACAACTACGGCCCGGGCGTGCTGGAGCGCATGGGGCTGGGCCACGCGGCGCTGCAGCGTATCAGGCCCGGCCTGCTGCACTGCGGCATCAAGGGTTTCCTTTCCGGACCCTACGAGAACCGCAACCTGCTGGACGAACCCGCGCAGATGATGGGCGGGCTGGCATACATGACCGGGCCGCCGGGGATGCCGCTCCGGGCCGGCGCATCCGTGGTGGACATGACCGGGGCGCTGTTCAGCGTCATCGGCATCCTGGCGGCGCTCCTCAAGCGCGACCGCGACGGCGCGGGCAATGACCTGCGCGTGGGGCTGTTCGAGACCGCGGTCTTCCTGGTGTCCCAGCACATCGCCAAGGCCGGCATTTCCGGCGAGGTGCCGGCTCCCATGACCGAGCGCGGCGTGGGCCAGGACCTGGGCTGGGGCATCTACCGCGTGTTCGAGACGCGGGACCGGCGCCACGTGTTCATCGGCGTCACCAGCAACGTGCAATGGGAAGCGTACTGCCGGGAGTTCGGCCTGGACGACCTCTGGGCGGAGGAGGCGCTGCGCGACAACGCCGGCCGGCGCGCGGAGT of the Deltaproteobacteria bacterium genome contains:
- a CDS encoding CaiB/BaiF CoA-transferase family protein, which codes for MLDGIRVLELGHIVAGPTAGLVLAALGADVIKVERPGSGDQARFSRGNQGYFLAFNGGKRSITLDLKDPRGREAFERLLRTADVLIDNYGPGVLERMGLGHAALQRIRPGLLHCGIKGFLSGPYENRNLLDEPAQMMGGLAYMTGPPGMPLRAGASVVDMTGALFSVIGILAALLKRDRDGAGNDLRVGLFETAVFLVSQHIAKAGISGEVPAPMTERGVGQDLGWGIYRVFETRDRRHVFIGVTSNVQWEAYCREFGLDDLWAEEALRDNAGRRAEFRRLTRRTEELVRTFDFRDIVTRLESSNIPHAPINTPMDLFDHPHLKERGHWTALTAPDGTSSPLPALPVDFREAELPPRTDPPRLGEHTVSLLKELGYSEEDISAITGPRSLTRKQENS